The DNA segment TCCATAGGACACTGTGCTCACTGCCGTACCCAAccacctagaacagtgccaggcacatactAGGCTCTCAATCAGTATGTGTGAAATTGATTTGAATCGAAATGCACAATCTACTGGTGGTCACCACAGGCCATGCATACCTTGGCTGAGAGATGTTAGAATGAGCACAGGTAGTTGGAATTTAGGCCAGGACCTTAttctagtttcattttcttaaggaCTGATTCATGCAAGAAATTCCCACAGGTGGGATAGAGCCAGAAATAATTCAAATTCCAATTTTACTACCCCTCCCCTGATGCATCTTTATATTTAGACTTGCAGTAGGTGAGGCAACTAACCAATATCACACACTTTCTATCCCCTCCAGTCtccacagaatcaaagcaggcagGGTTGGATTAGGATGACAGAAccatatccccattttatggtcAAGGAAACTGGAATCAGGGAGGCCAAAGGAGTTGCCTAAGTCACACAGCATGTTGGTGACAGAGCTGTGACTAAGACTCAATTTctggacccacgaactgtgattTCTTTATTCATATGGGAGCCTTCTGAcctataaacaaaacaaaacacaaaaaacaaacaaacaaaaacaaccctgaGGTCCTCAGAAGGATCTATGTATATGAGGACCATCAGGGACTCTATAAGACAGGAGCTTAGTTTTGTATACCTAGTTTTTCTGTTAAGGAAGAAGGATTTTTGAGGTATAGAAGGgaaaagcatatgaaaatccgAGCAATTGGATCTTACTCTCTTCTGGAGATTGGCTCGTCTGCTTTACTTTTAATACCTCACTATAGCTTCTTCAGGACCAACTCCCACTATGGACTAAAACAAGTCTTTTCCAAATTCCTTACCTAAATGAGAAGCCATAGGTAAGAGTCTCAATACTTTATTAACTTAAAACATCActctaataaatatgtattaacaaACAAAATGCACTCCAGAAGATctaaaaacatttacaaacctCATCAACGTAAAAATACCACTTTGTGTCCTTCTAGTACACACGGAAGATCACTTCACATGCCTGCTAGCTTAGACATCTTAAAAATATCAGTGTAACAATCAAAAACTGAATATACACACAAATCTTGGAAGTATCTGTtcagccttttttgtttgtttatgcttGATAAAATCCAAATATGTCAGAAAAGAAGGTTCAAGATTCTATTTGTCTTCTCCGAATTCCTTTGGAGGGAAAAATCAGACCCAGCCACTCAGAGGTGCAACTGTTAGCTTTTGAAGGGCAGGGGCAAGGGCCATACCTTTAATCTCTGGCTCCCTGATATCTAGGCCTGCAGCCTGTGGTCAATAAACACTTGCTGAGTGAACAGATGGTTTGTTGTCCAGAGGTGCTGCTCTGATGAAGTCTTCACAGCCTCCTGCAGGAAggactctcctctcctctcaccaccaagtgattttttttcttctgctcccTCTTGAAACAggctggaggcgcctgggtggctcggtcggttgggcagccgacttcggctcaggtcatgatttcgcagtctgtgagttcgagccccgcgccgggctgtgtgctgacagctcagagcctggagcctgttttggattctgtgtctccctctctctgaccctcccccgttcatgctctgtctctctctgtcttgggaatagattaacgttaaaaaaaaaaaattaaaaaaaaagaaacaagctggACAGCgtgttttgtcatttcaaaagtaTGAAACTCCTTCCCCAAATCAGTTTCTGAACCATTCTTCAAGTGGGAGAATTGATTCTTCCAAGATTTACAGGCAGCACCCAATAGAAAGGGGTTAACAGActccccagaaagaaaaaaaaaagtaacactcaTTTTTCATTCTAGATAAAAACATTAGCACGTGTCAACCTTGTAAATGGTGATTCCTCCTCTTCCACACAAGTATCTGGGGTAGgtcaggagaaggaaagaaacctgAAGGGTTGTCCTGTCTGTGGAGCAGGGCTGGGAATGAGAACTGCAGAGCCCAGGATTTTATCTGAGCCCCTCTTGACTTTTGAGTCTTCCTTCTGGTGTGGGGGAGCCTATTCGGCGTGTTCACAGCCCAGTAAGTTACTTGGTTCCCGCTCTGGGCTGAACTTTGTAAAGGTAATTTATCCCCTCTTGCAGTTCCAGGAAGTAAGGTGGAGGGGCTCACCTTGCTGGGATCTTCGGACTGGCTCCGAGGGCCTGAAATGTCGGAAGTGGATGATAGCAAGTGGGGAGGCTGCCCTCCGTAGTGTTGTGTAATGCTTGCTGCTTGCAGCCAGCCAGGGCCCTCATTTGAGCCCATGCTGTGTCTCCCGGTGCCGCCTGAGGTCCACCTTCCTCTGGAAGCCCTTCCCACAAAGGTCACAGCCAAAGGGTTTGAAGCCTGTGTGCTTGCGGCTGTGGGTGATGAGGTTGGAGCTCTGGCTGAATGCCTTCCCACACACCTGGCATTTGTGGGGCTTCTCACCTgcagggatggaggaggggaggagaggaagtatGAGTCTATGATAAAGCTAGAGGGGACTCAATGTGACCCACATGCTCTTAGCAGCAGCTGGCTGCAACGCAGTCTGAGGCCTTTAAGTGACGTGGAGGGTGACGTGTTGCAACTCAAGTCCTGGGAAGTCATGGGTGCACCAGGTGAAAGGGAGACTTTCTGAGTGGGGGTTCCCAGCAAAAGGCCTCAAACCGTTTCCTGCTAAACGGAAACAGAGCAAAGGCCACGTGCCCAGACTCACAGCTGAATCCACCCTGGCAAGGCACCCCTGACTTTAGAAGCAGAGAGCTCCCAGAGCAGATGTtcgatgtgggggtgggggcctgtcCTTCAAACATGTGACTCTGTTCTTATTCAGAGGAAGTTTTCAAATCTGAGTTTCCAAGTGGGCGTTGGTTTGTGTGGACCAGTGAGCCTGTCTTCTTTCTTGCTCTTGAAGGACAATAGAATGTATCTGAAGCACAGACATTTCTCAAAGTcgtatttttaaaatccacatttGGGTCACGAAGTATTTCTCAAGATGGCTGATCCTTCTATcttgattttactttctttttataaggatTCTTTATATCCTAGCAAATCTTCACCACAgattaataaataacaaataaaaaatgtttggtCTTTCCCCCCAAACCATGTGCTGTTTAACATTTGGGTAAATGGCATGCATTTTCACATAGCCTCAGCATGGCATTATAGTCAGGGCTTGGTCTTGGAAAAGTGCAACAATAGATGAAGTTTGTTTTTGAGGAGACTTCTATCCCTCTTGCTGTGCCCCTTTCTGTCTTCATGTTTCAGATTTCCTTGATAAGGAAGCACCCATCAAAACTTACCCTATCCCTTTAGGGTCAAACAAATCTGAGAAACAAATTCTAGCTAAGATGTAAATGTTTGATAAGGACTTAATGTTTCATTCAGTCAAGATCCTATTGCATTTTGGTAagtgttttaaatacttttactCAAAAGGAGTGAGTTACATGGAAATTTCAGACAAGGGTCCACGATTAAAATAggatatttttctgagttttctgatGGGGGCATCTACACTGCCcaaacatatttataaacatcAATGGTCGGTGTTTGGAACACACTGGAATTTGCTTTACATCAGTATTCATATTCTAGAATACAACAGCCAGAATTCTGGGTCCCTTGTAAGTGTATTATTTACTATTAAAGAGACTGCACCTGgcattaaaactgccacctataCACAATCAAAATGTTGCAGAAAGAGTCCAAGATTGGAAGCCAGAGCATTCCATGGCCTCAAGATTTACTCTTAGCCTGGCCTGTGCTAAATCATTGCATCACCCTGAGTTTCAGGATGGCAAGACTACTTTATGGGGTGGCAGTAAGGATCAAAAAAGGGCTAGATTTGAAAGCAATGTGTAAATAACAAAGTATTATAATAGGTAAAGAATTATCATTGTTATGTCATGAACTTGCTGAAATTTTGAAAAGAGCAATAAGTAAATAGAAGTTTTCTACATCTACCAACCTTCATGACTCTGAAAATACAGTAACCAGTGGTCAAGATAATAGATATTTGAAATCAAGCAGACCTGAATTTaagtcctggccctgccacttgctATTGGGGCCCTGGACAGGTTACCTAATCTTTccgtgcctcactttcctcatctctaaaatggagatatgGAATAGTCTCTACCTCCCAGAGTTTTTGTGAGTATAAAATGAGACAATGCACTTGAAAAGTGCTTAGCAGACAGCTCAGTAATATTTACCATTGTTTTTTCCCTCCTCAATCAGGATAAGCTCTtagattgcaaaaaaaaaaaaaaaaaaaaaaaaaaaaatgcagccaaaaGGCCACACATAAGTCCCTCCCCTAAAAGGCTGGGTGGGAGCTCTGCAGAAAGTCCTCAATCTCTGGAGCTTCATATCTTACCCTGCTCTGAGCAGTTGGAGCAGCAGTTAAACTGCTGGAGGAAAATAGTCTTTGCAAGTATAAAGAGCCTGAGGCTGATCAGCTTAGTGGTTCTTCAGATGCAACCCCAAATCAAGGCCCCTTTGGGGGAGAACGTTGTTCGTAAACAAACTTAAGAGAATCTGCCTGCTTGTTTTCTTGCATACACTTCAGTGATTAACTCTGTCTGGAAGGTACCGCTCATTCTGCAGCCAGAATATCACAGGAAAGGTGAATTGTATTGGTGGGAAGAACAATGCTCCCCCACTCCAGCCCTCACCAGGTGTTTTTCTACAAGCCAAGGGCCTTCAGCTTACCAGTGTGAATGAAGGTGTGTTTCTTCATGTCTGACTTTTGGTGGAACCTCTTGCCACAGTACTGACAAGGGTAGGGCCGGGTGTCTGAATGGATAAGCAAGTGTGTGGACAGCGTAGATGACCTCTTGAAGCTCTTGCCACAGATCTTACAGTCAAAGCTTCGTTCCTGTGGATAGAAAGATGTGGCATTCCTACTGCAGGCATCTAGGCTGCCATCCTCCTCACCACTAACCCAACCATAAAGTCCCCAGAGCCAGGGCTCTCCTTTTCTTCGGGCTCCCCTTCCACTTAGCCTGCCTCATCATTCTCTCTCCCCGGATTTATTTCCAATCTctaccccctccaccccaccctcttcccctttAACACTTTTTCTACCCACTTTTCACCCACAGCCCTCCACACCCCATGGCAAAAATGTATCCCCACCCTGCTTTTTTGACACCCATTTACAAACACTTCTCCACCCTCCTCAACAGGAGGCTTAgacctcagtcagttgagaccACTGCCCCCTCTGGCCAGTGCTGAGAGAGATGGAAGAATACTGCTCTTTTTAGTAAGTCTGTACGTGAGCATTCTCTTGTCATAGTTACTTGTACACTTAATTGCTTATCTACTCTCTGTCACTGAGCTAAGCTGAAAAATTCTGTGGGGGCATCCTGTCAGGGACCTGATGTGTTACAGGATTCTCACGTGCCTAGCAACTGGAAGTTGGAcaacaaatattaataaaggaatgaatgaaagaacagcAGGACAAATATGCTGCTGGATACTCTAAATGAGCTGACATCCCTTCTTTTCATTTGGGAGGGATCAATGCTGATTAAGTGACAACCATTTGGTGATAAGAAGcgaggcaaaaaacaaacaaacaaacaaacaaacaaacaaacaaaacccagagctAATAAATCTGATATATCCGCAGCAAGAGTGCATACAAACCCTCCTCAAACCCAAAGTAATGATCAGGATCACCCTCTGGAGGCTTACAATGATGTGACACCAAACTCTAGGGCTGCCTGGAAGCCAGAGCCCGCCACCTTTCCCTACACACCTACATCCGGGCAAAGTGCCTTGGTGGAGGAGACTGGGGGCAGTCCGGGGACGTCCAAGGGAAAAGATGCCAAGCGGAGAGTGGCAGGTACTGCACTGAGAAGCGGAACATCCCCGAAAGCGAACCTGAGCAGGGCCGCGCGCGGCCTTGCGCCCCGCGCTTACCTGCGAGTGCACGGCTTTGTGCTGCTCCAGGCTCACCGCGTGCCCGAAGGTCTTGCCACACATCTCGCACGCAAAGGGTCTCGTGCCGCTGTGGGACCTGCGCACGTGCACCTCGAGCCCGTGCGGCGTGGAGAACACCTGAGGCGGGTGGGGCCGGGGAGAAGGCCGCTGAGAGGGGCCGAGGGGCGCGGGCCAGGGGCGGGGGCGTGGGGCCAACTAAGCCAAGCGCGCGGGAGCCTCACCTTGCTGCACTTGATGCACTTGTAGGAGTCGCCGCCCAGCAGCAAGCGGGTGCACAGCAGCTCCGACTCCACCTTGACGCCGGCGCCCTTGTCCGCGTGCAGCCCGTGGCCGCGCTCAGCGTACAGCCCGCCGGCCGCCGCCGTCGGCCGCTCGTACAGCCCTGCCGCCGGGGGCCCGAAGTCGCCGTAGAGCCCCAGGCCCGCGCCGCCGGCAGCGCCACCTCCTACGCTGCCTCCCCCGGGCGCCCCGGCCCCTGCGCCGCCCGCAGCCCGCTCCGGGCCGTAGAGCGCCGCGGGGTGGCCTGGCTCCGGGGCGCGCTCGCAGAAGAGGCCCAGGCCCGCACCGCGCTCCAGGGCCGCGCACGGCCGGTAACTGTGCACCAAGTGCCGCAGGTCAGAACCCGCTAGGCCGCTCCACGAGTATGGCTTgaagggcagggggaagggtTGGGCTTCGTCCAGCGACGGGCACACCGATTTCTCTGAGGCTGTGGAGGCACAAGGGGGCGTCCGGTCAGGCTTCAGACGGCGGGGCGGACGCCGCCCAGCGGCATCTGCCAGCCGCCCAGCACTGGTGGAGTACTCCGTGCGCCAGGCGCCGCGGTAGGTGCCCTGACGCCCCCAGAGTAAAACGCGGACCGGGTCTCTGGGACCTCGAGGATCGCTGCAGGCGGCAGGGCAGCAAACGGATAATTAAAATGGCATCGGTCGAGGAGATGGGTAAATTTAGTGCCAGGGCAGCGGAAACGCACGACGTTAGGAGGGTCTTTTCTGGTGGGACCGGAGCAACTCGCGGTGCCAAGAAAACAAGCGCGCCACGCCGTCTGCGCTGATAACtgctctgagctgagctgagcaggAGAAGGCGGCCCCCCTTAGGGCCCGACAGCGCTCCTGCGCAGACTGCCCAGCGCCCAGCGCCAGCACTCTCCCGGCCCCTACAGATTCCCACTCGTCTTTTTTCTTTCCGGGATCgataaggaaggagggagaggacaaACAAAATGCAGCCCGGCCTACCGAAGACATCTGTCTGGGAAAAAAAACGGGGAAGTATTAACATTCCTAACAGTTCCTTCAATACCCAGTGCAAGTAGCAAAGGGACAGCGGGAGAAAGTTTGGAGCTTGAACTACCTGCCACATACTCCCCATTCTCATTCTTGTCATAGCTTGATGGTGAAAAAACCACATTTCTCAGAGAAGAATTGACAAGGTTTAGCCACCATCTGCCAGTGCCACAGCTTTCCCACATTCGAGGCCTCTGTGCCGCTGCCCAACGTGAATTCTGCTACAACCAGACACCCAACGTATCCTTTCCCTATTTGCATACGGATTTACAAATCTGTTCCCACACTGCACACTCCAGGCTAGCCGTTTTAATGAGAGGATGCACCCCAAGATTCCCGCGGAGAGATTGCCGCGGCACCCCGTCTTGGAGGGCGGTGTCCTGCACAGCCATGAAGAATCATGGGGTTGCAGGCTCCCAGACATATTCGCTGCAGCCATGGCTTTAGCCAGGTCAACACACTGAGGGATGGGGTTGGGACTATCTTTTAAAACTAGTAAAGGCAATCTGGAAATAACAGGCACCTGGCAGAATGCAGCTAATGTGTGTTCTCCTTCCCCGATCAGAACCCACGACTCACTCCCACCCAAAGTGCACAAAACTTTGCGCAAAACTCCATTGCTGTCTGGAAATGTAGCCAACCGACTGGTCTCTAAGGCTGGGCCGGCCAACCCCACCGAACGAAAAATCAAACAGGCCCCCAATCCGCGCCTGCAAAAActcagaggagggcagagattTCCGGCCCGACCCGTCCCTCCCGTTTAGCGCCCAGCTCTGCCAGGCCCGATGCTTGCGGGAGCCAGAGGAATTTTTAAAGACTGCCCAGGTTTCCGTTTGAGACTCCAGCGTCTGGATTTGGGGATCCTAGCTCTTTCTAAGCAGTCAACTGATCAGAAAACGAAATGTCGAGGTTGCTGCCTGTCGAGACgactcatttattttctctcacccACCATCTCCGCCAAACGAACGTTAGAGATTAACAACCCGGGTCCCGCCGCCTCGGATCCAAGCAACAGACCCCGCAAACAGGCTGACGCAGTCCCAGAAAAGCCAGATGCCTCCCCTACGGGCTCCTTACCCCACGAACACGCGCTCTCCTGTCGGAAAGACCCTCCGCCATCCATTTAGCATCTCTGAACCCAAAGCTGAGTTAGTTTACTTTTCACCGTGGGAACCCTGCTGCCCCGGCCCCAGAGCTCCCAACCGGCTCCTACCTGGAGACACAGAGGGCGACGGAGGCCTCCAGAAATCCTCAAACTCTGAGCTCCGGTCGCAGACGCTGCCCTCACAGCTGCCCGGAGATGCGGAGGCTCTGTCAGGGGCCTCAGTCATCTGTGAGTCGGGGGACAAACGACCCCGGGGCTCTGTCTTCGCCCCTCCTGCGCTCGAGGTGCTGTCTGCGGAGAGGAGGCAGGATAGGAGCTCAGGCTGAGCCCTGAATGGGGCCAATGGTTCTGAAGTGGCGCCTCCCCAACCCGTGGCACCCGGGCgtcctctttttttcccagaCCTGGCCGGGAACCCTTCCGGATCCGAGGGCCGGAGCAAAGAGGCCGTGGCACCTAGGCGACGAGCCCGGAAGGGACCCGGAAGGTTGGAAACAAAAAAGGCAGCAAAGGAGGCTTCAGGGTCGCCCTGCCCGGCTCCTTTGGGGATGGTGTGTCAGGGCGCACAATCTACGTCCCTGAGAGCAGCCCCTCCCGGTCCGCGCGCGCCCCGCACCTGCTCCGCCTGGCGCCAGTACATTCTCCAGGCGGAGGGAATAGTCGGGTCCCGGGGAGCGCGGCTGGTGGTAACTGTGAGCCTTCTTGCTCTTGACAAGGAACGAACGCGGCATGGTGGTCCGGCGCGCTCCCCACTCCGCTGCCTGGAGCCGCCGTCAGCCCACTGTCACTTCGAATTCTTGCTCTGCCCCAGTCAGGCGGAGACCTGCCAAAAGAGAAGAACCCTGTGGAAACGCGGGTCCGCACGCTCCTGGGCCGGGGACTGGGGAGCCGGGTGGAAAGAGAGCTTCAGCCGGGGAGGAGCGAGGGAGGCCTGCGGGAGGAGGGGCTTGGCCCCGCTGCGCCGCGCTCACCAGGTGGCACTCGGACAGGTGGCGCgagcccgccgccgccgccacagcTCAGCGGTAAAACCCGTCCCGGGGCTGAGGCTCAGGCCTCTTCCTTCTGCTCGGCCCACAccccttggcccctccccttTCCTAGCAAAACTCGCTCCGTCAAACTCTCCGGAGAGCCGATGTCCCCAACTGGCCAGTTACCCCAACTCAACCACTCATTTGCCTGCCTGGCCTAGTTTTCGGGCTGGGGAGTAGAGCAGCGACGGGCTGATCACTCCAGGGCCGAGGGATCGGGGACCAAGAAGGGGCTACAAGCCAAGCACTCCAAGAGCCCGCTACAAACCGAAGGcgggtggtgggagaggaggggcgcACTAGGCTGGCTGAGCAGAGGTTgggagagagcagcagaggggctgAGAGCAGCAGAGgctggagaaggaaggcagaagagaagaggaaCAGGAAGGTGGCGGGAGGGGAGATGGCAGAGGACTGACCCCGGCCCCGGGTGGAACTCGCATACCCGTGATCTCCCTCGCTCCTCAAGCGAGGAAAAGGTTGGCCTGGAGACGCGAGTGCGGCGGGGGCAAGCAGAGTCTGGGGCGAGACCTAACCTCGGAAACCAAGTCCTAGGAAAAAGCATTTTTTCGTTCTGCTCACCGAAAACCTTGTCTAGGGGAAGTCGAGCCCGACTTGTGCGCGATGGCTGTGAACTGCCCGGCGTCTGTAGTCCGCGGAGAAACAACAGATTATCCAACGCGGAGAGCGCAGGATGCGCTGCCACGGCCAGTGCGCCGGGGTCCAGGAGCGGGCCTGGGAGGGAGCTAGCTGCCCGCCGCGCCGCTCTCATTAACCCCCAATCAGTTCACCTAATCCCGGGGTCGAAACCTGAGCCCGGCGGTGAGGCGGGGCAGAGCCTCCAGCTCCGCTTGGGGCCGCTCGGGGGCGGAACCAGGCAGGCAAGGAGGTCTAGGGAACTCGAAATTTGCCTTCCTCTCGGAGTGAAGGCGATGGGCGCCGCGTTCACCTGGGAGCTGCAGGCTCTTGGGGGTACAGCAGCTCTCCATGGTCTAGGCTAGTTCAGTAACAAGGGTGCTGGGGGACCACAGGCGGGGACAAGGATCTCGTCCTTGGCCTTCGCGCGTCTTAGGCTGCCAGACTAGGAGCTACGCGGCTCTCAGAGCAGGATGCAGGACACTAAGACTACCTGTTGGCGCTCCGAGCTGAAAACGAGTTCTCAGGGACTCGTTCCCTAGAGGGCATCCCACGTCCCACTGTGGAGTGGGGACAGGCTTGGGAGAAGAGTCGTCTGGGACGTCTATCGGAATCCCAAGGGACCTTTCCGGAGTCCTAAGAGCCAGAAGGCCCCTGGGAGTGAGGGTGCCACCCGCCACGGTCTGAGTCCGCCCCTAGGATCGGGACTTCAGGAGGCTTGGGGGTGCTGGGGCTGCCCCAGGGCGCAGTCCTGCCACCACAGTTTTCCCTGGGCCTCTGCGTGAGCCGCCACTTCGGCCTTATAGACACCACAAACGCAAAAACGAATTCCTTAGGCAGCCATGAAACTCAGAGGTAAAGGAAAATGGGGCGAAACGGTCTTGAGGGCCCTGCTGAGGTTTGGGTCTGCGTCGGCGCGAGGTGGGTcggaggaggtggggaggcagggggaatTGTCAGCGCGGGCGCAGAGCCTGCGCCGGCTGGCACCGCGCGGGATGAGGCGAGCACAGAGGCGGCCTCTCCACCCAGGCGGAGCCCCGCTCCTCTCTCGCATGCCGGGTTGGCCCTACCCGACCCTGGGAGAGTGGAGTGGGTTGGGTAGTAGGGACGAGGGCTGAGCGCGTGGGAAGGCGACCTCGCGCAGCAGCTGGCGGCGGGAGGGCGGGGCGGCCCCCTGAGCGCACGCGGGCCAGGGCCTCTCTTCACTGTCTGGGCCTGGGAAGGCGGGAGTGGAGGCACGGAGGGGCAGCCTCCTGATCGCAGTTGCCACCGCCTCCCCACCAGATGTTTCCTTCCCGGATGAATCCTGCTCCCCTGCGCCAAATCCCCTGCGGAAAGGGTTCTCGGGGCTCCCGCACAGTGGCCAGCTGCAGCGGGAACCCGGCAGCGCCCTCTGGTCGCCCCCGCAGTGGCGGTGCCCCGTTAGTCCCCGCGGCCGCCCCCACCAGGGGGGCAGGCGCAGAACGGGCGCAGCGGACCTACCTGCGGGGTCAGGGCACCGGCACTGCGCTCCGAGTTTTCAAACTGAGTTGCTTTCGGGAGACACtgcgttgtctctctctctctctctttttttaatctccttccGAGCTCAGCCCCCAAAACCACAAGCTTCACTTCCTGAGCGTTAAGGAGTAGCTCTCTTAGTCCTCTCAgacctgccccccaacccccagtctGGGCGCGCTCCTTTGCGCAAGGGGCTAGGAGGCGGACCCGGGGCCTGGCCTTTCCAGCCGCCCTCCCAGGAGGTCCTCCGCGTTTTTGCTCTGTGGGGCTGCGGAGGATGGGGAGGCCCGGAGAGCCCAACACCCAGGCACTAGAAatgattcaaaagaaaatgaaccatTATTGGCTCTCGGGAGACTTCCGCAGCGAGAAGAAGTCACAGATTCAGGACACAGATTGAGTGGAGCGCCGGGGAGTGGGAGCGCCTAGCTCCAACGAGGCCtccccgcccctctgccccgggacacctccacccccaccccgccgcctaTTTGGGCTGGCCACCCCCGGGTTGAGGCCGTGAATCACCGGCCGACGCTGCCGCCGGCCTGGAGCCCGGCGAGTGGCCGCGGCGTCCGCAGAGCGAaacctgcccctctgccccgaaATAGCTTGTTGTGGAAACACTTCGGGATAAATACGCCCAACGAAGCTGAAAATACCTTGACACCCAATCCGAGAGGTTTGCTCATTTCCCTTCGGATTTAGGTAATGGTTAAATTTGGAAAAGGTGGGCGAGCGTCGAGCCCCCGGCGGAGAGGGCGCTGGCGGCGCGTCCCGCGGGCGCCCGGCTAGGCTGGCGGGCGCGCCCTCCCCACGCATGCTCCGCCACGCTCTGCCCCGTACCCTCCGCCCGCGGCTAATTTCCGGTGGTCGGAGCTGCGAAATTAAAGACTGCGCGGGAGGGAGCGCGCGGGGGCAGCGGCGGaggcggcgacggcggcggctCGGCtgaccccgccccgccccggcccgccaGGGAGAGCCGCACGTCGGGCACCTGGTCCTGAGAAGAGCAATACAGCGCCATAAAAGCGCCACCCCGATGAGTATGGAAAAAGTAAATCTTCACTCGGATTGTGTTTTCCTTGAGGATAGGCACTGGATCTTCACTCTTAGGTCCCTGATAGGCTCTTAAGAGACGTCTGTGGACTGAGTAAATGATGAAAGGAGTTAAGAATTCTTTTGATAGAACAGGGGAAAATGTAAACTTCACCCATAAATAAATGCAGCAACTTCCAACGCTAGATGTCTGCCATGATCCATAGCGTGTGGCCTGTTGTGTATGCTTAAACCTAAACCCTTTCCTGACGGGGGTGGATGTCGTAATTACGTTACTTTCCTAAGTGAATTGAGCTAGATTTTGATCACAACTTCCTGCGCAGTACGTCTCCAGTGTCAGATACCGGGAGAAGGGAGTGTTGCTCCTCAGTTCTTGCAAAATAATGTACCATATTTTAGATCAAGCCAAAATTGTCATGGAAAAGTAAGGTCCTTGTAGCCCTTTGCATAGAGAGAGatggttgtgtgttttttttttttaatgatttttaatttgctttgtaaACCCAAAGATGTGCAGAAAATATTTGGTTACCATGGCAGTAGTTCAAGCATGCTTTAATAGATCAGACATTTTATATAGCAGTGGTCCtacatctactgtgtgccaggtgctggacTAGATACACCTTTTAATAGCCTGCCTAGCTATTCTCCTTACACTACTGTTGATTTGTTCAACACGCCTTT comes from the Acinonyx jubatus isolate Ajub_Pintada_27869175 chromosome C1, VMU_Ajub_asm_v1.0, whole genome shotgun sequence genome and includes:
- the GFI1 gene encoding zinc finger protein Gfi-1 isoform X2 — its product is MPRSFLVKSKKAHSYHQPRSPGPDYSLRLENVLAPGGADSTSSAGGAKTEPRGRLSPDSQMTEAPDRASASPGSCEGSVCDRSSEFEDFWRPPSPSVSPASEKSVCPSLDEAQPFPLPFKPYSWSGLAGSDLRHLVHSYRPCAALERGAGLGLFCERAPEPGHPAALYGPERAAGGAGAGAPGGGSVGGGAAGGAGLGLYGDFGPPAAGLYERPTAAAGGLYAERGHGLHADKGAGVKVESELLCTRLLLGGDSYKCIKCSKERSFDCKICGKSFKRSSTLSTHLLIHSDTRPYPCQYCGKRFHQKSDMKKHTFIHTGEKPHKCQVCGKAFSQSSNLITHSRKHTGFKPFGCDLCGKGFQRKVDLRRHRETQHGLK
- the GFI1 gene encoding zinc finger protein Gfi-1 isoform X1; amino-acid sequence: MPRSFLVKSKKAHSYHQPRSPGPDYSLRLENVLAPGGADSTSSAGGAKTEPRGRLSPDSQMTEAPDRASASPGSCEGSVCDRSSEFEDFWRPPSPSVSPASEKSVCPSLDEAQPFPLPFKPYSWSGLAGSDLRHLVHSYRPCAALERGAGLGLFCERAPEPGHPAALYGPERAAGGAGAGAPGGGSVGGGAAGGAGLGLYGDFGPPAAGLYERPTAAAGGLYAERGHGLHADKGAGVKVESELLCTRLLLGGDSYKCIKCSKVFSTPHGLEVHVRRSHSGTRPFACEMCGKTFGHAVSLEQHKAVHSQERSFDCKICGKSFKRSSTLSTHLLIHSDTRPYPCQYCGKRFHQKSDMKKHTFIHTGEKPHKCQVCGKAFSQSSNLITHSRKHTGFKPFGCDLCGKGFQRKVDLRRHRETQHGLK